From Pagrus major chromosome 2, Pma_NU_1.0, one genomic window encodes:
- the LOC141020199 gene encoding LOW QUALITY PROTEIN: uncharacterized protein (The sequence of the model RefSeq protein was modified relative to this genomic sequence to represent the inferred CDS: inserted 3 bases in 2 codons): protein MIKRKYKENVVYKHKVKEMSKRKYRDSEVHRQHVKAMSKSKYHGSLEHKKCVITATKLKREKNKEKAEQFDYVREQFWEKVKDGPDFVCCVCHRGLFKNQVLKCKRDYYTKRKEISLIADKCISEKYLHKCNEDCVLPCKWLDTARGQLWICNTCHCKISKGVMPPECALNNLAVCPIPPELACLNSLEQHLIALHIPFMKMLALPKGGQNGVHGPVTCVPANIVQTSNLLPRTDMEGSLLPVKLKRKLTYKGHYEYQFVDSTRVRQALQYLKGTNVHYKDVEFNEAWINQFCREPDTDCNGGGEASADVGDDELLHDRQQHCMFQDTCLMPVDIGQETLDQYFDDILNLAPAEGNSPVRLLSDHTNEEKCFPVLFPSGLGTYRDSRQHRLTLSRYFNNRILHADGRFAQNVEYIFFAQYLSEVEQVVSNVSIALRKGKGGARSQKVNRNILNDEESLKKLLQFDDGFRFLKPIRGTPSFWQGAQRDLLACVRQLGVPTWFCSFSSADIRWKNLLNSIRXGRTETAEQLEWADRRQLLRGNPVTAATMFDFRWHCFLREVLMSPSNPIGKIKDYFYRVEFQQRGSPHVHCLFWIENAPIIDKNTDEEVIKFIDQYVTCELPAQDETLLDMVTSVQQHSKRHSKSCKKNKTVCRFNFPKPPSAKTFISRQVGEEDGTKSCKFKVDEAQKLDSCACKNEGQKKTEIMKKEIAVAIMTKIKTALSDESASFDSVEELFRHLGLNQTVFEAAYNRVGRKTHVVLKRQANEVWINQYNKPLLKCWNANIDIQYVVDAYACVVYIISYISKAEKEMGLLLGNAQREAAKEGNSSAKDALKNLGSVYLHNRDVCAQEAVYRLTNMHLKECSRKVVFVPVGESTVRMSLPLSVLKQKASSHDLTDEDMWMKNFADRYKNRPNDGTFNDMCLARFASEYRVLSKNEMCVNRVKLNNNCGFVVKRTRTQPAVVRYVRFSETKNPELFYQSILQLFLPYRKDGLLKPAGFETFEQFYGHGRVRLGDEPLHSVKAIVDQNRCKFERDADELDDIQNSISSDGVVEDAWCELCPEQELERSECIEERRESEQIVDEPVDSIPDLAVNSKDVAHLEKRNISSNVLCRRDGVALVRSLNETQMCIFYQIRQWCLDRVNGAKPDPIHVFITGGAGTGKSHLIKALQYEAMRLLSRVCRDPDDICVLLTAPTGIAAHNINAPTIHNAFSIGKDVRLPYTPLGEEKLNSLRAKYSSLQLLIIDEISMVDHKLLAYIHGRLRQIKQSGDYSPFGNVSVIAVGDFYQLPPVKGRALYLDDVGVDLWSRLFKIAELKTIVRQKDHVFAELLNRVRSRSKGTPMLDSDIEILQRCETGEDSSALHIFPTNRQVNEHNVQQLLKSCPDYVEIEAQDYVNSKKTGKLELISGHHSRAYDTCLDETLLLGKGARVMLFKNLDVADGLVNGVCGTVTHIVYPENDGTRFPQMVYVKFDDDRVGVQKRKRCAFASAVEMGSTGIGPEEDRVTKKGGMRRQFPLKLAWACTVHKVQGITVDKAVVSLERIFAAGQAYVALSRVRNLSGLVIRDFKEKAIYCKDTIKDAIENMPPFMVENITRHKFNTQTFTVFLMNVQNLTQHVYDLALCTQHLQLNCIAVTVTLXPYSSSNPILTEIQGQQHGGVGLYSADNLACNVLQVPNINLECLVYHCTTYSILMAVIYRPLSYPMTLFKQNLGKLLDWLNSQSDTIAVMGDFNDDILRSSSVAKFMTNKGFVQPTTENGTLIDHVYVKTAHYIVESLVVPTYFSDHEGIMCSFTSTT from the exons atgattaaaagaaaatataaggAAAATGTGGTATATAAGCATAaagttaaggagatgagtaaaaggAAATATAGGGACAGTGAAGTGCACAGGCAGCATGTAAAAGCCATGAGCAAAAGCAAGTATCATGGAAGTCTGGAGCATAAGAAGTGTGTTATAACAGCAACCAAattgaagagggaaaaaaataaagaaaaggcagagcagTTTGATTATGTTAGAGAACAGTTTTGGGAAAAAGTTAAAGATGGGCCAGATTTTGTGTGCTGCGTATGCCACAGAGGGTTGTTTAAGAATCaggttttgaaatgtaaaagagATTATTATactaaaaggaaagaaataagTTTAATAGCAGATAAATGTATTAGTGAAAagtatttacataaatgtaatgaagaCTGCGTATTGCCGTGCAAATGGTTGGATACAGCTAGAGGTCAGCTGTGGATTTGTAACACGTGTCATTGTAAGATTAGTAAAGGTGTAATGCCACCTGAATGTGCATTGAACAATTTGGCAGTTTGTCCCATTCCACCAGAATTGGCGTGTTTGAATAGTTTAGAGCAACATTTGATTGCGTTGCATATTCCATTTATGAAGATGTTGGCGTTGCCCAAAGGTGGACAAAATGGAGTACATGGACCTGTAACGTGTGTTCCTGCAAATATTGTGCAGACGAGCAATTTGCTGCCACGTACAGACATGGAAGGATCTTTGTTGCCAGTAAAGTTGAAGCGGAAGCTTACATATAAAGGACATTATGAGTATCAGTTTGTTGATAGTACGCGCGTAAGGCAGGCCTTGCAGTATTTAAAAGGGACCAATGTCCATTATAAAGATGTAGAGTTTAATGAAGCGTGGATAAACCAGTTTTGTAGGGAACCGGATACTGATTGTAATGGTGGTGGTGAAGCATCTGCAGATGTTGGGGACGATGAGCTTCTGCACGATAGACAACAACATTGCATGTTCCAGGACACTTGTCTTATGCCTGTAGATATTGGTCAGGAAACACTGGatcaatattttgatgataTATTGAATTTGGCTCCAGCAGAAGGGAACTCTCCTGTCAGGTTGTTGTCTGATCatacaaatgaagaaaaatgcttCCCGGTGTTGTTTCCTAGTGGACTTGGTACATATCGTGATAGTAGACAGCATCGATTAACTTTGTCACGTTATTTTAATAACAGGATTTTACATGCTGATGGTAGAtttgcacaaaatgttgaatacaTCTTTTTTGCTCAGTACTTATCTGAGGTAGAACAGGTTGTGTCAAATGTATCGATAGCATTGCGGAAGGGTAAAGGAGGTGCTAGATCTCAAAAAGTTAACAGAAATATTTTGAATGACGAAGAATCTTTGAAGAAGTTGTTGCAGTTTGATGATGGGTTTCGTTTTCTTAAACCTATTCGAGGTACGCCATCTTTTTGGCAGGGAGCCCAGCGTGATTTGTTGGCTTGTGTTCGTCAGCTGGGTGTCCCCACGTGGTTTTGTTCGTTTTCTTCAGCTGACATACGGTGGAAAAATCTCCTCAATAGTATTA TAGGTAGAACAGAGACAGCGGAACAGTTAGAATGGGCAGATAGGCGTCAACTTTTGCGTGGCAATCCGGTCACTGCTGccacaatgtttgattttcgCTGGCATTGTTTTTTGAGAGAGGTGCTCATGTCTCCATCTAATCCTATTGGCAAAATAAAGGACTATTTTTATAGGGTGGAATTCCAGCAACGTGGATCACCACATGTTCACTGCCTCTTTTGGATAGAGAACGCCCCAATaattgataaaaacacagatgaagaggTCATTAAATTTATTGATCAgtatgtcacatgtgaactacCAGCACAGGATGAAACATTATTGGACATGGTTACATCTGTGCAACAACATTCAAAACGACATTCAAAATcttgtaaaaagaataaaactgttTGTCGTTTCAATTTTCCTAAGCCGCCGTCcgcaaaaacttttatttcacgTCAAGTCGGTGAAGAGGACGGCACAAAATCTTGTAAATTTAAGGTAGATGAAGCACAGAAATTGGACAGCTGTGCATGCAAAAATGaggggcagaaaaaaacagagatcaTGAAAAAAGAGATTGCAGTTGCCATTatgacaaaaattaaaacagctcTTTCAGATGAGAGTGCCAGTTTTGATAGTGTGGAAGAGTTGTTTAGACATTTAGGattaaatcaaactgtttttgaGGCTGCGTACAATCGTGTTGGCAGGAAGACGCATGTTGTTTTGAAGAGGCAGGCGAACGAGGTCTGGATCAATCAGTATAACAAACCACTTTTAAAATGCTGGAATGCTAATATTGACATCCAATATGTTGTTGATGCCTATGCTTGTGTCGTGTACATTATTTCTTACATCTCCAAGGCAGAAAAGGAGATGGGGTTGTTGTTAGGAAATGCTCAGAGGGAAGCAGCTAAAGAGGGTAATAGTAGTGCTAAAGATGCATTGAAAAATTTAGGAAGTGTGTATTTACACAACAGGGATGTTTGTGCTCAAGAAGCGGTGTATAGATTGACAAACATGCATCTGAAGGAGTGCTCTaggaaagttgtgtttgtgccgGTAGGGGAGAGTACAGTTAGAATGAGTTTGCCTTTAagtgtgttaaaacaaaagGCATCATCACATGATCTTACCGATGAAGATATGTGGATGAAGAATTTTGCTGACAGATACAAGAATAGGCCGAATGATGGTACGTTTAATGACATGTGTTTGGCAAGATTTGCATCAGAGTATCGTGTTTTGAGTAAAAACGAAATGTGTGTCAATAGggttaaattaaacaataactgtggttttgttgtgaaaagaaCACGTACGCAACCCGCTGTTGTTCGCTACGTGCGCTTTTCGGAGACTAAGAATCCGGAATTGTTCTATCAGAGCATTTTGCAGTTGTTCCTGCCGTATCGTAAAGACGGGCTGCTCAAACCGGCAGGGTTTGAGACGTTTGAGCAGTTTTATGGTCATGGTCGTGTGAGATTGGGTGATGAACCGCTACATTCGGTTAAAGCAATTGTTGATCAGAACAGATGCAAATTTGAAAGAGATGCAGACGAGTTGGATGATATACAAAATTCAATCAGTAGTGATGGTGTTGTAGAAGATGCTTGGTGCGAGCTGTGCCCAGAGCAGGAGTTGGAGCGTTCAGAGTGTATAGAGGAACGTAGGGAGAGCGAGCAGATAGTGGACGAACCCGTAGATAGCATTCCAGATTTAGCGGTAAACAGTAAAGATGTTGCACATTTAGAAAAGAGGAACAttagct CTAATGTCCTCTGCAGACGTGACGGTGTGGCTTTAGTTAGGtctctgaatgagacacagatgtgtattttttatcagattAGGCAGTGGTGCTTAGATAGGGTAAATGGAGCCAAGCCAGATCCGATACATGTCTTTATTACAGGCGGTGCGGGGACAGGTAAGAGCCATTTGATCAAGGCCTTACAGTACGAGGCAATGAGGTTGTTGTCGAGAGTGTGTCGTGATCCGGACGACATTTGCGTTCTACTAACAGCTCCTACGGGGATAGCGGCGCACAATATAAATGCACCTACTATTCACAATGCATTTAGCATTGGTAAAGATGTACGCTTACCTTACACTCCATTGGGTGAGGAGAAGCTGAATTCTTTACGTGCTAAATATAGTAGCTTGCAGCTTTTGATAATAGATGAAATCTCCATGGTTGATCACAAACTATTGGCTTATATCCATGGAAGATTAAGACAAATTAAGCAATCTGGTGACTATTCCCCGTTTGGAAATGTTAGTGTAATTGCAGTTGGAGATTTTTATCAGTTGCCTCCAGTGAAAGGGAGAGCTCTGTATTTAGATGACGTAGGTGTTGATTTGTGGTCTCGGTTGTTCAAGATTGCGGAATTGAAAACAATCGTTCGTCAGAAAGATCATGTATTTGCAGAGTTGTTGAACAGAGTTAGAAGTCGTTCAAAAGGTACCCCGATGTTGGACAGCGACATTGAAATATTACAACGTTGTGAAACCGGTGAAGACAGCTCAGCTTTGCACATATTTCCCACAAATCGACAagtaaatgagcataatgtaCAGCAGTTGTTGAAGAGTTGTCCGGATTATGTCGAGATAGAGGCTCAGGATTATGTGAACAGTAAGAAAACAGGCAAGCTCGAGTTGATAAGCGGACATCATTCCAGAGCATACGACACATGTCTGGATGAGACGCTGCTTTTAGGGAAAGGTGCTCGTGTAATGTTATTTAAAAACTTAGATGTAGCAGATGGTCTAGTTAATGGGGTGTGTggcactgtcacacacatagTTTATCCAGAGAATGACGGAACAAGGTTTCCTCAGATGGTGTATGTTAAATTTGATGACGATAGGGTAGGCGTACAGAAGAGGAAACGCTGTGCATTTGCCTCTGCAGTGGAAATGGGTTCCACGGGCATCGGACCTGAAGAGGACAGGGTAACTAAAAAGGGTGGAATGCGTAGGCAATTTCCACTGAAGCTTGCCTGGGCTTGTACAGTACATAAAGTACAAGGCATTACAGTAGATAAAGCGGTAGTGTCGCTTGAAAGGATTTTTGCAGCTGGACAGGCGTATGTAGCTTTGAGTCGGGTTAGAAATTTGTCAGGGTTAGTGATTAGGGATTTTAAGGAGAAAGCCATCTATTGTAAGGACACAATTAAAGATGCAATTGAAAACATGCCTCCCTTCATGGTTGAGAATATTACAAGGCACAAATTCAATACGCAGacctttactgtgtttttgatgaatgtGCAGAATTTGACCCAACATGTATACGATTTGGCATTGTGTACACAGCATTTGCAGCTTAACTGCATTGCTGTTacagtaaccct accctacagtAGCAGCAACCCAATATTGACAGAAATTCAAGGCCAACAACATGGTGGAGTTGGCCTTTATAGTGCAGACAATTTGGCATGTAATGTTCTCCAGGTGCCAAACATAAATTTAGAATGTTTGGTTTATCACTGCACTACATACAGCATATTGATGGCAGTAATTTACAGACCACTATCTTATCCCATGactttgtttaaacaaaatttAGGCAAATTACTTGATTGGCTGAATTCACAAAGTGACACAATTGCTGTCATGGGAGATTTCAATGACGACATTTTGAGATCATCGTCAGTCGCCAAATTCATGACAAACAAAGGGTTTGTTCAACCGACAACAGAAAACGGCACACTTATTGATCACGTGTATGTGAAAACAGCACATTATATTGTTGAATCATTAGTGGTGCCAACTTATTTCAGTGACCATGAGGGGATCATGTGTTCTTTTACATCTACGACCTAG
- the LOC141020208 gene encoding uncharacterized protein: MDAAVPSHLPSPESTDVPRSSKVPARALPVVKPVPPPATARVKVDARGEVTTAVAAAATVVAAPGGGPSACRRSWCLADTKVQQRCAESLQSVVPGIYVRSAPVTYDINTPMACGVAAVMQHVISPVCTWKGTDIDNIGVEGGKLASYIEARQKSGAKQELCKLIEQHNVFGRQWQVAIPPPARSDFNWLDEDTLMYEKLQEHLFNHGTCLLNLGGAVSAIILHNEYFVVVDCGTRDASGMASSIGTSVAVFNTCLNDLMLHISHLKESLGAKWYAVHGISVVLCPVDGDRESATLFAGETVDVGVAAEVQDSISVRPDIDVSSIRGTFHQGDDRFQNGGLQCMAVSLVALAKHSIDSVFSWQSGDLDKVVELGDELYTSLRESNSISGRSELLCVPDLPKESIIDGQKFQFDYGDYVSGDVDVVDGQLIDACVYTTLRNGLRKMCSKYDTCFLTVSGTTCAIIGRDGQYAVVDSHARDADGMVDENGLSVVVYFSCLDRVFDHICKFATAMNAPKLFEIAGVCVTHKSQSANEESREVEFGCSLPLQPALKVSAEQVTLDSNGQRGVKRKISVGNRGRKKLKSRDVNVVNSDVVFVSDVTRKSLEFNPLRSDVAQALCKKLNVESEKLDLVSTEVGALGAPCKNEQIVGDGNCFFRAVSQAVCGTQKNHRKIRLAVFKKLQANPLAYTLRPEYSSMADYLSRSRMRYVGRWATEVEIQAAADCLGVNIFTYCGDRWLEYSCKNRQLSNQAVYLENCNGNHYETVACVMQPQMQTCYRYCKVV; encoded by the exons ATGGATGCTGCTGTTCCGTCCCATCTTCCTAGCCCTGAATCAACTGATGTTCCACGAAGCTCAAAG GTCCCGGCGAGAGCTTTGCCCGTGGTGAAACCCGTGCCACCGCCTGCAACTGCTCGTGTGAAAGTGGACGCCAGGGGGGAG gtCACCACCGCCGTCGCTGCCGCTGCCACCGTCGTCGCTGCGCCGGGGGGGGGACCTTCAGCCTGTCGTCGATCTTGGTGTCTCGCCGACACCAAGGTCCAACAAAG GTGTGCAGAGTCCCTGCAGTCTGTTGTTCCTGGTATTTATGTCAGAAGTGCACCAGTCACTTATGACATAAATACACCCATGGCATGTGGTGTTGCAGCAGTTATGCAACATGTCATTTCTCCAGTGTGTACATGGAAAGGGACAGATATTGATAACATAGGCGTAGAAGGTGGCAAACTGGCCAGTTACATTGAAGCTAGGCAGAAGAGCGGTGCTAAACAGGAGTTGTGCAAGTTGATTGAACAGCACAATGTGTTTGGTAGGCAGTGGCAGGTAGCGATTCCTCCTCCAGCACGTAGTGATTTTAATTGGCTGGATGAGGACACCTTGATGTACGAGAAGCTGCAAGAGCACTTGTTTAACCACGGCACGTGTCTGTTGAACCTCGGGGGTGCGGTTAGTGCCATTATTCTCCATAACGAGTATTTTGTGGTTGTTGATTGTGGTACGCGTGATGCATCTGGGATGGCATCTAGTATTGGCACATCTGTGGCTGTTTTCAACACGTGCCTTAATGACTTGATGCTTCACATCAGTCATTTGAAGGAGTCTTTAGGTGCGAAGTGGTATGCCGTCCATGGCATTTCTGTCGTGTTGTGTCCAGTTGATGGCGACAGGGAGAGTGCTACATTGTTTGCAGGCGAGACTGTTGATGTCGGTGTTGCAGCAGAGGTCCAGGATAGCATTTCAGTAAGGCCAGATATTGACGTAAGTTCCATCAGGGGAACTTTTCATCAAGGGGACGATCGGTTCCAAAACGGAGGGCTCCAGTGTATGGCTGTAAGTTTGGTAGCTTTAGCCAAACACAGCATCGATTCTGTGTTTTCGTGGCAGTCTGGCGATCTGGATAAGGTTGTAGAGTTAGGGGATGAGCTCTACACGTCGTTGCGGGAAAGTAATTCCATCAGTGGGAGGTCTGAACTGCTGTGTGTTCCAGATTTGCCCAAAGAGTCAATTATTGATGGACAGAAATTTCAGTTTGACTATGGTGACTACGTTTCTGGTGATGTTGATGTGGTTGACGGACAGCTTATTGATGCATGTGTGTACACCACTCTCAGGAATGGTTTGAGAAAGATGTGTAGTAAATATGACACATGCTTTCTGACTGTGAGTGGCACCACGTGTGCTATCATTGGTCGAGATGGGCAGTATGCCGTTGTTGACTCCCACGCACGCGATGCAGATGGCATGGTAGATGAGAACGGGTTAAGcgttgttgtgtattttagtTGCCTTGACCGTGTGTTTGATCACATATGCAAATTTGCCACCGCAATGAACGCTCCAAAGCTGTTTGAGATTGCCGGTGTTTGTGTCACTCACAAAAGTCAAAGTGCAaatgaggagagcagagaggttGAATTTGGTTGTAGCTTACCTCTTCAGCCAGCACTTAAAGTGTCGGCTGAACAGGTAACACTTGACAGCAACGGTCAGAGAGGTGTGAAACGCAAGATTTCAGTGGGTAATCGTGGACGGAAGAAGTTGAAAAGCAGGGATGTTAATGTGGTTAATTCAGACGTTGTATTTGTCAGCGATGTGACAAGGAAAAGTCTTGAGTTTAATCCGCTGCGTAGTGACGTTGCACAAGCTTTGTGCAAAAAGTTGAACGTAGAGTCGGAGAAACTTGATCTGGTATCGACAGAGGTCGGTGCATTAGGGGCTCCTTGTAAGAACGAGCAGATAGTTGGTGATGGTAATTGTTTCTTTAGAGCGGTTAGTCAAGCTGTGTGTGGCACACAGAAGAATCATAGAAAAATTAGATTAGCTGTGTTTAAGAAATTACAGGCCAATCCTCTAGCATATACTTTGCGTCCCGAGTATTCCTCGATGGCAGATTATCTCAGTAGATCGAGAATGCGCTATGTCGGTAGATGGGCCACTGAAGTAGAgattcaagcagcagcagattgtttAGGAGTGAATATTTTCACGTATTGTGGGGATCGCTGGCTTGAATACAGTTGCAAGAATAGGCAGTTGTCCAATCAGGCAGTGTATTTAGAGAATTGTAACGGTAACCATTATGAGACTGTTGCTTGTGTCATGCAACCTCAGATGCAGACTTGTTATAGGTACTGCAAA GTTGTGTAG